In Solanum lycopersicum chromosome 3, SLM_r2.1, the genomic stretch taattcacctTATTTGcataatttacatataataattatttatttgatttgtatttgtaaaggattgtttgtatttgtatatgacgatgattttctttgattttcagtTTTGTCATAATACACGTTGCACATTCAATTCTTTTTGTGTATAATTTCTTAAAGTTTGTATAAACGTGTAGTTTTAAgatttgtataatatattttgtacaaTTATTAATAGttcatatatttatgtttgtatcaattcgttattttgagttttagtatatttgtataatcctagactttatattatttaattatataaaaacacGTGAATTATACTAACAAGATGTGAATTATATAAAGTATTGTTCTCTCGTTCGCCTCTTTCCTCCCTCTCCTAATCTCGCtagcctctctcctctctttccAAATCTCTCTCGCTAGAatgtacaaatacatatgtatataatatataattatctaatcgatatatatacatatataattttatacgtGATCGATTATGATCGTCCAcgtcattaattaaattatttttaaaaaaaaagtttaaatatgtCATCGAACTTTAAAAAAGTTCATCTATATCATtcgttaaaaatttaatttatctatATTATTCCAATTAACAACAAATGATATGATTATaccttttttcaaataaaaataatatagatgAGTCAAATTTTTAacggaaaatataaataaatattttctcacaaATAAAGTGGCAAAAAGAAAGTAGAAAGAACTCCGGAGTGTGACACAACTTATAAAAGTACAAGCTGTGGCAGTAACTAATTggctaaaaatatgaataaacacGCAAAAGAGTCGGCGTTTCTGCCGTACCAAGCAAAATAGGAGGAGTCCCCAAAAGGAGCGATTTTCGCGTTGTAATAAACGCCGGAAGATCTACAACAAGATAAAGTAATCCCGCCCCTACCGAATCTCAGCCATTCTCTCTTAATACTTAGCAGTTACGCTTTTACCTCATCTGACTCACTCTCTCGACGGCACGAAGAATCTGCCTCACTCTGCGATTGATACAAGGTATGATTTGAATCTTCATTTTTAAGATAAGTTCTCTTTTGACTTCATTTTGATTGCTGAAAtttgattattcttttttttgtggTTGGCGGTGGTGTAGTTTTGCAGATCAGATGGCAGAAGGAGGAAATGCGTCAAGGTATGTGAAATTGACGAAAGATCAAGCGCCTCGCGAGGACATTAAGCCAGGGGAGCTAAATCAGCCTATTGATGTCCCTCAGGTTTTGTTCTCTCTATCATCTGTTTTGAATTTTATCGAAATCCTATTGTCGGTTGATGTAGAATTTTGATCTATTTTTGAGTCGTGTTATATAGTCATACATTTCGGACTTAGCTACTGTGTCCGGTGTAGCTAATTGAGTTAGATTGAAGTGATCAACACTCAGGTATTTTTGGTGATTGATCTGGTAGCATGATCCTCTGGTTGCATTTTGAGTCTTTGGTAAACAttgatttgtaaatttttttctaattagcTAGCTTGCTCACTCTTGAACTGATCCACCTGACAGTCTAATGCAGCCCACAGGCAGAAGTATTTGATAAACCTGCGCATCAAGGTTGGAGCATATAGGTTCACACAAAGTGTTCTTGCTGCGAactttgcttgtatttttatccTACTTTATCTGATATGACCAGATCTGCAGTTTAACATTAGGCTCATTATAGATGATGAAGAATTTCTTTGCGGAGGTTTAGAATTATTTATAGGCATCAAAAGTTTTGGAATCATCTATAATAACTTTAATAGAGCTACATTTCTATTTAATTGTGGTATTTAGACAAATTCAATTGTAAGACCTAGAACAACAACATCAAACCCAATGCAATCCCACAAAGTAGGGTAGGGTAGGGTAGAATATAGGCATATCTTACCACTATTTTAGAAGACACAGAACAAACACTTCAATTAGTAGTGTTAGTGTCATTTTCCCAATGTATCAAATTGTGTGCTTAGAAAGATCAAACCAACTTACAACTTTGATAGGACTTGGTGTCAACAGGACCAGGATTTTGTACATATGTTGCTCCATTATGTAGCCCAAATTGAGTAATGTGGAAgcttgtcaaaatatttttaagagacttctttaaaaaatttgatactTTACATATAGtcatattaaagaaaaataataattttattaggcacttaaatctttaaaaaccatgaaaactTGATAAAAATTGGATGGGTTGGGTTATGATCCATTTTGACTCGAGCAAATTTGGGTTGGGTTGGGGTCTGTAACCTGTATGTTGCAGTAGGGCTTGAACACACGACCTCATATACTGTTTGTAAGCCCCTAACTAACAGACTAAACCTTCAATTTGTTTCAAGAGGGGTCAATTTCtgtatttgtatttataaaaatagaatttaacCACTATATACAACATAATTTTCCGACAAAGGGGTGTCGCTTAACACCCCTTGGACCAAGGTAGGTTCACCACTGGTCGTGACCCATTTTGACCCGTCCGATTGCCACCCCTAGTTGTCCTTAAAAAAGAGAGTTTTGTTGGATACTCCTAATACTTGGTTGACCATTTAAGATATTCCAAATATCTTATCGTGTATCACATTCCAGCCATCCTTTCTGTTCATGTGCTTTAGTTGTATCAGAACAGAATTCAAACTACAGATCAGTGTTGTAGAAAGCTACTTCTTCGGTGTTTGAAGTGCTTCATAGATGAAGTCATTCAAGCGAGGAAGTGATGCGAAGTGAAGACTTATTGCTTCATAAATGTATGAGCTTCAAATAACAACATGTCATGTAGATCTCGACGAGAAGCATTTGGTTCTTGAATCTAGGAGTTggattaatatgaaaaaaaggcAGTCTAGTGTATAAAGCATCCCATGTTAGTAGGGTCCGAGAAAGGGCAATgtatcaatttgtttgtcttactttcctttttagtccgtTTGAGAAaatgtctttctttttttgacaactctttaaaaaattttaatttttcacatgaAATGTATGTTTAAGACCACGAGATTAATGACATTTTGGTATATTGtatatttctttagtttaaTACCACAAGATTCAGAAGTCCTCTTTACTTTGTTACTCTCTGTGTCAAGTCAAAACCGGACAAACAGATTGAAATAAAGGGAGTATGTTATTTCAGTTTGATCATTATAGTACTGAATTAATATATATGGTTGGTACTTTTTAATGTTGTGAATTTTGCTATTTACTCCTCGCTTTTCACTTAAGTACCAAGGACCTTGTCACTCTTTTGTGCCTTGTGCCTTTAGCACTGCTATATGTTTTGACTTAGTTGCTATTGTATCTTCAAGCAAACTTTTTTATGGAGTAAGGTACAAAAGAGTGACAAGGAGGTACTAAAAAGGTACAAAAGGGAGCATCGGGTTTATCTTAATAGTTAGAGCATCATAGCTTCCAAAAATCTATAAGAATGCTGTGTTGTCCAGCGTAGTGTGTCTACACCATGAATACAGGGTTTGTAGATATCTATACTTCTCAAAAGAAGAATGTCGCATCATTTCCTCATATTATTTGCTCTTCCTTCTCCAATTATATGGTCCATATGTGATATGATTCATAATGGATAATATTCAAAGTTTGCTGCTTTCCTTCTCAATCCTGGATAATATTCAAAGTTTGCTGCTTTCCTTCTCAATCCTTTCTCAGTGCCAGTAAGTCATATCTTGGGCATCATATAAGGAAACTccaaaaaatattcaagaggAAAAACCAAATCTGCCAATTGAATTTGCAATGAAGGAGGAGATAGTTGCTGGTTTCCGATGAATCTCCACGTAAAAAAAGTACCTAGCGCCAAGTGAGTAAGCTCATCTTGATGCTTCTTGGGTTAGACAAGCCCTCTCCTGCTAACCGCCAAAGCAAGCTGCTTTGGGTGCCTTTGTTTTCCATAGTATGTTCCTAGGACAGCTGGTCTCCCAGCTCCTTGATTTGCAGCTGAGAGTAGTAGTTTTTTTATACTGAATAGCATCCATTTGCTGGCTAAAACAAAACTGAGAATTCCTCTTGTTAAGATCAGGAGAGATGCACTGCGAGTAATTCGATTTCATAcagtttttaattattttaacccCTTTGTAAGTTGTAATTCAATTTCATGCATATATTCGTAAGTTGTGTCAGATTATATTGTGTAATATGCATCATGAACAGGAGGATGCTTGCTGCTAAGCTATAGACAGCTATTCTGCGTAAGGGAGCATTCAGACAAATTTCTTTGTAGTTTTGCGAATATCTTGCAAATCGGCTGGGTTAGCTGATTTTAGTGAAATATTGGCAGACTTTATTGGCTGCCTTTACAAACTTCTCCATAAGATAATTAGTGTTACTTGTACTGTTGTTTCATCCTCCTTTATCTTGCTTTCTATTGCTAATGTCATGTCTCATCCGCTTGATTGGGCAGTTAACTGGTCGGAAGTGCAATGAGTGTGGACAACCTTTGCCTGAGAGTTTTGAGCCTCCTGCAGACGAGCCTTGGACAACTGGGATTTTTGGATGTGCAGAGGACAAAGATAGCtgtaagttctttttttttgtacttaGCATTGCCCTATAAATAATTGGCTGTCTTCTCCAGTGCTGATTATTATATAGTTGTTGCACTATTCCTGAGGCTTGAAATGGCTTTGTGACAGATAATGAATGGTATCTGAAAAACTGTCATTATGTGATACAACTTTGGAAGTGTTAATCTTTTtgatcttttaatttatctgcAATACGTATTTGCATCAATTCGCTTTTTAGTGTTTATAGTGCATTTTTTTAAGTTGGAGTTATTTCTTTTTGTAAGCAACACTGCAACAATTAATACTTTTCTGCTACAGAAAACTGTGGAAACTCAGGATTCACAATATCTATAAACAACTAGTATTGTTTGCCTTGATTCATCATCTGTAGCTTCATTACACTTTCATgtcatgtttttattttgttaactaAAACAAAGGTTGTTATTTAAGTCGGTGGCTATGTTCTAGTGGTCAATTGTGTGGTGGGTCAAAAGGCAGCCCGGTGCAAAAAGCATCCTACGTTGATGGATCATGGATGACCAACCTagcataaacaaaaaatatttctttatagtGGATAagagttattacctcgtacttGTGCTGGTGGGAGCTAGCAGGTACACAGTGGAATGATCAAGGAGCGTGAAAGCGGACTCAGCCAACACCATTATTagggaaaaaagaaatatagagGTTGTCTTTCTGAGACTTAAATCTCCAGATCCTATTAGGTTTTTGGCTGACCAAGTGTGGTTAGTTTGTCTGTCTGTCTTGTAAGTGGCTGGCGTTTTCGCTCGACGACAGTATGTGTGCATTGATCTTGATGACCAACATGGTTTTTGTTAGCACATTAAACTGGTCTTAAAGATGAACTCTAGGGCTAAAGCTGCTAATTGTTTATCTTTTGATTAATTCATCTGAAATAGATTTGAAACTATACAAGCTGGATGACCTTACTCTTTGTAGTAAAGTGAAATTAATCTTCAAGTAGTGGTTGGATACCCTTTTAATCTGCAAAAAAATCTGTTTTCTGTTAAGCTAGTGATGTGGTCGTTTACTATTTTGTTGGGCTTGATTTCTGGCATTCCTAGCATCTCTCAATAAATATTTGCTTCATATTCTTGATTATGATCTATGAGGCATGCATTTTGCGTCAGTTTATGTGTCATGCTTCTTCTAACACTAATTGTTGATTACCTGTATAGGCTGGAGAGGACTTTTCTGTCCATGTGTCTTATTTGGGCAGAATGTTGAGCGCCTAAGAGACGATGATACTCCTTGGTCTACTCCTTGCGTTTGTCATGCCATTTTCGTTGAGGGTGGAATTGCTGTTGCAGCTGCAACAGCAGCATTTCATGGTATTGATCCAAGGACGTCATTCCTCATCTGTGAAGGTttattatttagttggtggatGTGTGGCATATACACTGGTCTGGTTCGTCAGTCACTGCAGAAGAAGTATCATCTCAAGGTAGTCATTTTTTCCTGTATCATATGCATACCTGGCTTCAATTTCAGGACTCTTGTCCTTGATTAATTTGATCGACAGTTATTTATATAACACCATAACAAAAAAAGAACCTCTTCTAGCCAAATTTCATGTTGATAACTTTTGTAGGTGGCTCTGGaccaattttttattattattattggcgTTGGACTTGTACCGTCTCAACTCTCAAAACGAACTGCAATTTTTTGTGGTGTTCTAAAATGAActtttaaagtattttattgattaatgtGTTTCGAGTGAGAAAATGAAATCTGGCTCCTCATCAATTCTTCCTGAGTTCACAGCTAGGCCACGACACAGATTTCGTATCTACAGCTGATATTGCAAATATGCAGAGTAACAAGCTTTTGTGTCAGATTGTACCTCGTGTTATAtgctaattttttattatgcAGAATTCGCCCTGCGATCCCTGCATGGTGCATTGCTGCCTGCACTGGTGTGCCTTGTGCCAGGAGCACCGGGAGATGAAGAGTCGTCTGTCAGATAATGTTGCCATGCAAATGACAATAGTTAACCCTCCACCTGTTCAGGAGATGAGTGCTGCTGCCGACAACCGAGAATCCGGACCATCCTCTGCAAATGGGGTCAATCAAACTAACCTCGAGATGCAAGCTCTATAAGGTTGTTTATCGTTGCTGTCAACTTGGTAAATCAAATATAGTTAAAACAAGGTGTATTCTGCTACTGGAAGAGTCAGATTTGGAGCTATGTTTGTACAGATGAAAGTGGATGAAAGAAAAATTGTCTTTTTTCAAGTGGTATGGTTCATCATGCGTATAAAATTTTGTGGCGCAATGTGGTGTTTCGTTTTCAGGAAAGAAGTGAGTGGATGGGCTTTTTAGACGCACAAACTAGgctattataattttttttttgttatctgcTGAAAATGCTCTTGACGTTAAAGTTCTGATAGTACATTATGTCATAGGTATCAccaaatcaattttcttttgttatttatatataagcacattcttatgttgttatctctttttccttattattgTCACTGTCCCCAGCCTCTTGATCCCCAAATGAAAATACATGCAAAATGTAACTATTTAGAGATTTTACTCAGGGGTTAAGTTCCATGCGTGCCGAAGAAACACAAAAGTTGTGAAACACTTCATAAAATATGAGGCCGACCTCTTTTTCCGAATAAAAGTAATAAGATCTTGTATAGCTCGCGTATTCTAATAATATTTACTCCTACTGTTTCTATTTATTtgtccatattttcttttatatctatctctattttcttgttcattttaacaaatcaagaaaggataacaatttttttcctaatatgtccttatttaattctagaaaattttTAGTACTATTAAGTTGTAATGCATACTTTTTGAGACCagaaaatatgtttattatatttggaGAATTACATAATCTTTTAAGTTAAggttaaaattataattacccTATGATAATAATTGATATCTTGATGTGTCTGTCATTTCTAAAATGAACAACCAAATAGAAACAGAAGgagtattttcttattttaggaGTGCTAcattttactttatttcatggagaatatttttcatgaaaaatatttttccaaaaatcagttggatttttatctattttttttatgtttgataattGAGAAAAAGAGATTATTTTAAGAGTACTCAtatgaaatcataaaaaaaaaaaaactataagagGGGAGAGGGAGGGAGGGATGGGGAGTGGGCTGGTTAAAGGTGTTGGGATTTGGGGGTTTTGACCGGTTGAGAAGACGCATAGAATATTACTTGTAgaacttgatttttttattttcgtttAAGAAgttcttttccttatttttgaaaaatgtgcTACAGAAAAGAAATTGTCTGAGAAAttttccatgaaattttttttgccaAAGCATTGATATGTAGTAGTATATTCACTTTAGGGtagaataatttatataatttgtctCCTAAATAATACATACAATTATAAAGAAAGAATGTCCAAGAAAGTTCTAGTGAGTCCAAATATATTTGGACAGGGAAACAACTCCTTGTCCATCGAGGATTCTAATTACGATCAACCTCTTATAAATAAACGTTCATAAATCTTTACATTAGGCTATCAATATACCTAACATCATTATACAATATTGTCTTCAACATGAACATTTCGAGTAATAGGTTTAATTTGGTGATCCCACCACAAAgttcatgtataaaatgtagtGATTCTAACAACTACAGACGTTACAATTTATATAACGATGATTGTTATTCGTGTAATATCGAACTCATTTTTTGCAGAAGAAGATATGGTGGGTTTTGTTAGAGAGCAAAAGCCAAAGCGAAGAAGCAGCATCGCAAAACTAATTCACTCTATTGAGTGTTTCCAGTTTTTGAAGCTCTTAGTCCCTAGCAAGTAGCAACTCCCACAATtgctatagtttttttttttttttttaataataataattattttaatgtagGTAAGCGTAGTCATTAATGGAGATCCGGCTCCTCTCCATTTCTCTTCGCTCCATTTTCTTTAAGTTCCTATTTGAATTAATGACACATGTCATAGGTTAAAATAAAATggttaagatttaatttttcaaagtaaacctctaaccatgatttagttaataaatatattatatttcaagtatcaaaattattataatctcACAATCTTATCACAGTAATATCAGTACATACGGTAGGTTAATTATAGTTTCATACTTCTTTGCTAAGATTGTgagattataataattttgatacttgatatataatatatttattaactaaatcatggttagagatttactttgaaaaattaaatcttaaccATTTATTTTAATCTATGACATGTGTCATTAATTCAAATAGGAACTTGAGAAAAATGGAATGAAGAGAAACTTGAGAAAAATGGAATGAAGAGAAATGGAGAGGAGTCGGATCGAtcattaattaactaatattgtataaatttgggcatattttatttgttttacaaCTGTTACTATTTATGATCCTAATTGCGTTAAGTAACTACTTCaaaaatcacaataataatatatatggtATAATTCAACTAGTGAATTTGAGAGGGGTGATGTGTAtacattttttagtaaaattgtAGAATATGACAGTAACAGAATTACTAATAATATTGCTCTGATAAGAGAAATTAAATAACGCTTGACAACATAACCTAGTAACAGTCTAGGGTTATTATATCCTCGATAAGTATTAATTAAGTGGATTTAATTATGTCTAGTTCTCCTGTCTTTCTCCCATTCAATATTGAATCAATTCTTAGCTGTAATTTATCATCAGAATTAGTTGTTGTTGAGAGGATTAATTAGGTTTAACAGTTAAGGTGGATACAAATTATGAGCGGTCTACATATATATGGttaaataatttcaattatatatgtagttACTCGCATTATAAGTAGTACTCAATATATACTTTGTCGTTTTTCTATAAGagaaaggattttgaaacaattCACTTATTTCGTACAATGATCGATCCTTAATCAAAAACCTCCTGATAAAGAGAATTTAAATGGCAGCAATACTATTTCAAATCAATCTTATTTGACtaaatagaatataataatttcaatataaaaccaaatattatattttatcctCCTTCgattatattttcatttgaacGAGCCATAAAATGATCAGTTCAATCCACTAAAAGCATCAGGCTCGCTCCTTATTATTATatctaatattttcttaaaaaaagtcTCAACTCTCATGTTTTCCTTGTAACATAGTCTTGTAGTCTAGTCCTATAATACTTGGTTTAAAACTTCATTGAACGTTATATTAGTTTTTAActctaactaaaataatttttttttttaaaagtaacaaaaatGTACATTACAAAGAGTTATTAAagtttttattgatattaaataattatcattAGCTCAAATATTGCTATAGATTTTAACGACATTTCAATATATCTGACTCCGATTCGGTACATCATTAAAATAGTGGATATGTAATTATTTGAAGTATAGAGTAGATTAGTAAACATGGTATGCATTTATGTCCAATTAGATAGTTTTTCTAAATTTCattggaatatatatatatatatatatatatatatatcaccactaattaagaattttctacaatatattaagaaagatacacctagatacatgtatgaaaGACGAGCGAGATAGGAAGGGAGATGTTACATACACACGAATCATACACATTAGATACATTTATTTGTACGTATACGATATAATTACATGTAAGTCCACTTTGACAcaatgtatataaaataaagcataaataattttaactttaaagatCTCGAGATACATGCATCTGAACGTACCTGGAGTGTCGGACACATGAAAATCTAATAAGTTTTCCAATGGGCCTACAACCCTCAATCGTAACCCAACCCATATGAAGTAGCGGGCTGGGAATAATGAAAATCGGGTCATGAAGAGCccaaaagagaagaagaaagaaaacatgAGCAAAAccagaagagaagaaagaaaatggcGGCAATAGTGTGTTATGGTCCTCTAATCGATCTCTCTAAAGCAGCAGCTCACATCGACGAGTACGTTCAACTCCTCGTTTTTGTTCACAATATCACCCCAATTCAGGtactctctctttctctctgtaTTTAATGGCTTAATTAGATACTTTCAGTtcagcatatatatatatatatataattttgcaGTACAAGCTATGGGGAAAAGGTGGAGCAGAGGTCATAAGGACCGACATACAGGTGGCTGACGATACTCGTCCTTTTTTTCCTGTTACAATATGGAACAAGCAATTGGCATCCACATTGGTTGCTGGAGATATCATTTTGCTTCAAAGTAaacttttttttggggggaattgaaatatttatcgacggttatgttattttttttcgttTATCATGAGCTGTGAAAtgttatagttttaaaatatttcaatgcagtatatttatagtttaattCTAAAATTGTGAGAATGCCTTATGTGGGATGCATATTCTATAACTCAACATATGAACATCAAACAGGAACACAGATGGCATTTAAATTCAGAAACTAAATCATAAGATCTTATAAGTGTGAACGAGCAATATGCAGGTTTTCTTTACTAATACTCCCTTTGTCCCGATTTATATGGCAGAGTTGAATTTCGAGATTCAAACTTCTAATTTTGACCGTGACTTCAGACATACAAACCTTaagtttttttgaaataaaatttgtatatttgttAACTATGTAAAAAGAGTACTATACATAACAATGATTAacagtttaaaatatttaggaGATTATTAAACTATTCCAGTCAAAGAAAAACTTGATTTACCCTCGAAATTCCAATTGtgccacataaattgggacaaaGCATATATGACTGGTGACTTTGAAATTATTGAACTTTCTTGTTGTCTTCTCTTTTCATTTGTCTATTTCTTGTTGATGTTCCAAGACCCCATGGAAAATAACAAGTTTCAGTTTGAGTTTATATGTAAATAGCTTCTCAAACATAATATGCAGCATATAATTTGTTTGTGGTGTAATAGTGCTCACTGATCAGTCATTGATTCAAAAGACTTATTAAATTCATTATCTCATATAGCTGTCTCATCCTCCCTGCGTCTCACTTCTATGGAATCTGTTATGCTTGTGTTGTTGATCAGGTTAACCTATTAATCAGCATTGTTAAAAACTCTTGAATATGTAAATTTGTGTGTTCTAAACTTTAGTTTTCAAATAATGATGTTGCTCCAATCTTCAGATAATGCATATAGCTTTTTCAATTTCAGATGTTAAGATTACAAGAGTTAGTGGACTAATTGAGGCTAGAACTGTACATTGTTCAACTTTGCAATGTATAGTCCATTCATACAAGTCAATTGCTTCTAAAGGTACtctcttctctctttctctctctctctctctctacaaCTCATAAGTTTCTTCGATACATTATCTTTGGTAGATATGATCAAGCTTTGGAGTATCAGGAATACATGACTGGATCAATTGTTGTAAAGGGTGACTAGAATTGAAAAAGAAGTCCGTAATGTCTGCCTAGCATTTACTAATTTCCAGGGGACAAAGCCCAAGAAGACTGCATGTTTAGATGCCAAATATGTATAATCTTCTCTGGATAATTGGGTGATGTGACTAAATTAACCTTCAGGAGGCTAGTATATTCAGTTACAAACTGATGAAACAAACATAAATCGACACCAGTTTCTCCTAAGATATCTTTCAGTTTGAACACCATTTCTATCTTAATGATATAATACTTGATATTGAAAATCTTTGTTTGCCCTCTCTCTTCCTTTCTTGCAGATGATAAAGAAGTgcacttttttcctttttccgtTAAACCTCTTTGGAATCCATTTACAATGTGATATGCCAATGAACTTTTGTTGCTTGCATGTTAGAGTGCAGTTGACCAACATGCTaattattaattacattaaaaccttttttcctttattctttctcttttGCTGTACCTTGATGTGATGTGCATGTAAATTGTAAACTTGTT encodes the following:
- the LOC101260411 gene encoding cell number regulator 6; translated protein: MAEGGNASRYVKLTKDQAPREDIKPGELNQPIDVPQLTGRKCNECGQPLPESFEPPADEPWTTGIFGCAEDKDSCWRGLFCPCVLFGQNVERLRDDDTPWSTPCVCHAIFVEGGIAVAAATAAFHGIDPRTSFLICEGLLFSWWMCGIYTGLVRQSLQKKYHLKNSPCDPCMVHCCLHWCALCQEHREMKSRLSDNVAMQMTIVNPPPVQEMSAAADNRESGPSSANGVNQTNLEMQAL